The proteins below are encoded in one region of Pseudomonas entomophila L48:
- a CDS encoding pyocin knob domain-containing protein, producing MTLDPVRLGTPPSGIDGDDARTAFTRINANFAVLEKNGLAGPIPVVRDVADCNDASGPGWWSALSGTAAHLPPGIKSAFIHTAMNAGGFVTQLAIDVASGQSATRAFNASSQSWADWVVHANAARLGTAAMASLTSSNVDSTPGRVLKMGDFGIGSYTPGVVEGDINALRSTGDYYVEGKSLNVLPFNTNGYLRVTSVNGSYAMQSFTAYNDSSIYQRMLINGTWTGWYEKSAPTTRLSVSSNLNFEYNRDCQFVDTTVNRPAFIAYGVVRTMWRSANSECVQVAWSVTNEFTAMRRVIGGAWTAWVNTTPMGTVGQGWQATARALNTSYVNDSGRPIQVKALVGPVTQVNSYLQWVVNGVTLTGSYSGAAGQYLDSGAIIIPTGASYGLFGANNPGPLNSWVEMR from the coding sequence ATGACGCTAGACCCCGTAAGGCTCGGCACGCCACCGAGCGGCATCGACGGAGATGACGCCCGCACGGCGTTCACCCGCATCAACGCCAATTTTGCCGTATTGGAGAAAAACGGCCTGGCAGGGCCCATACCCGTTGTCCGGGATGTCGCGGATTGCAACGACGCGAGTGGGCCGGGCTGGTGGTCCGCACTCAGCGGCACGGCGGCGCATCTGCCACCGGGTATCAAGTCCGCTTTCATTCACACTGCCATGAATGCCGGTGGATTCGTCACCCAGCTCGCCATTGATGTGGCGAGCGGACAGTCCGCGACGCGGGCCTTCAATGCCAGCTCTCAGAGCTGGGCGGATTGGGTTGTCCATGCCAATGCGGCAAGGCTCGGCACTGCCGCGATGGCCAGCCTGACCAGCTCGAATGTCGATAGCACGCCTGGCCGCGTGCTCAAGATGGGGGATTTCGGCATAGGCAGCTATACCCCCGGCGTGGTAGAGGGGGATATCAACGCCCTGCGCTCCACCGGCGATTACTACGTCGAAGGAAAGAGCCTCAACGTCCTGCCATTCAATACCAATGGTTACCTGCGGGTTACCTCGGTAAACGGCAGTTATGCCATGCAATCCTTTACCGCCTACAACGACAGCAGCATCTACCAGCGCATGCTGATCAATGGCACGTGGACCGGATGGTATGAGAAGAGTGCGCCCACCACTCGCTTGTCTGTTTCAAGCAACTTGAACTTCGAGTACAACCGCGATTGTCAATTTGTCGATACCACCGTCAATCGACCGGCCTTTATTGCCTATGGTGTCGTGCGCACCATGTGGCGCAGTGCCAACAGTGAGTGCGTGCAGGTCGCGTGGTCTGTCACCAACGAGTTCACGGCCATGCGCCGCGTGATTGGTGGTGCCTGGACGGCCTGGGTCAATACCACGCCGATGGGGACGGTTGGCCAGGGCTGGCAAGCGACCGCCCGGGCGCTGAATACCTCGTATGTGAATGACAGCGGCCGGCCTATTCAGGTCAAGGCCCTGGTCGGCCCGGTCACTCAGGTCAACTCGTATCTCCAATGGGTCGTCAATGGTGTCACCCTTACCGGCTCCTATAGCGGCGCCGCAGGGCAGTACCTCGACAGCGGCGCCATCATCATCCCCACAGGCGCGTCGTACGGACTGTTCGGCGCCAACAACCCCGGGCCGCTGAACAGTTGGGTCGAGATGCGATGA
- a CDS encoding phage tail protein, with the protein MGETNRPVITGRKGGQKQPKAPVEAPDSLRSVAIAKMLIAVGEGEFAGTPSAQDIYLDGTPLMDANGSYNFPGVKWEWRPGSLEQPHIPGIPSVDNEITQGVELRNDKPWVRALDDTRLSAVRLRFAWPALQAMDSSGNVNGYRIEYAVDVATDGGAYVEVLKDAVHGKSTSTYERTRRIDLPKAEHGWNLRVRRLTPNQSTGKIADTMQIAGITEVIDAKLRYPNTALLYIEFSAEQFRNIPAVTVECKGRKWPVPSNYDPETRRYVGVWDGTFKQAWTDNPAWVTYGITTNDRFGLGRRIKPWMVDKWELYRIAQYCDQLVPDGRGGQEPRFTCNLNLQGKAEAWSLLRDIAGIYRGMTYWAQGQLYSLADMPRATDFDFAYTRANVVDGKFIYSSGSERSRYSRVLVSYDNPLNNYDTDVTVIADDKLLRRYGDNPLELSAIGCTRESEAQRRGKWALLTNSRDRGISFRVGMDGRIPLPGYVIPVADELLAGRPVGGRLVTGFARQVTLDRDTQAKPGDRLILNLPDGTCEGRTIESVVGRQITLTTAYSRKPRAELVWALDAPELAIPLYRVTSVSRPEPGIYEINAVQYDPSKFDHIDTGARLEERPISVTPINLVPPPASVSLSSSHAISQGLAVSTLTIAWPAVSGAVAYEVEWRKDDGNWISLPRTGATSVDVVGIYAGAYLARVRSISVSEITSIWRLSMLTALKGKEGAPPALAFLRPSSEIFAIRLAWGFPEGAEDTAYTQIEMASESTGQNPIALGRFAYPTSTYLHSGMAAAVVRYFRARLVDRTGNVGPWSEWIYGQSSADASAVLEYLDGKIAESHLGQQLLGEIGKIDGNGPGSVNERLKAGDAALQRQISSLSLQVADLAGAPDWKADGVYLAGALVKHEGKLYRAKVDVPAATPVTDATRWEYMGVYSSLGDLVTALAVRVDNVQTSVQELDGELTAMASRVLGVETAVRPHMAGESAGWRAGQAGAYAGAWSVYAAFSEGDRAIAQQVTEVKAQVDGSLARVVRTVDTLSDGMSALARDNQTLTARVGETKALLEDTSEAVVKLDGEVRATRSIKVGVDVKGRYYSAGMGIGVENTPNGMQSQVLFLADRFAVMHQPGGEPQAVFAVDNGQVFMRNTVIGKATIDSTKIVDAAITQAKIADLSVSNAKIADLSVTTGKIADLSVNTLKIAGRSVTLPYSAYTAGQINSPPNHGTPNWVEVQALGFTSNGWEKLCTFSAQVGMMSAGWCSWRVLLNGAVWLQGYCSSAGRDSLMRPNSSFNTTALLTGYGGYNELRLQFSAPNGSQITGLSMSCDNRSITVLEVQR; encoded by the coding sequence ATGGGCGAAACCAACAGACCCGTGATCACCGGTCGCAAAGGTGGTCAGAAACAACCGAAGGCACCGGTCGAGGCCCCCGACAGCCTGCGCTCCGTCGCCATCGCCAAGATGCTCATCGCCGTCGGCGAGGGGGAGTTCGCCGGTACACCGAGCGCCCAGGACATCTACCTGGACGGCACCCCGCTCATGGATGCCAATGGCAGCTACAACTTCCCGGGGGTCAAGTGGGAGTGGCGCCCAGGTTCGCTGGAGCAGCCGCATATTCCCGGTATCCCATCGGTGGACAACGAAATCACCCAGGGCGTGGAACTGCGCAACGACAAGCCTTGGGTGCGCGCGCTCGATGACACCCGCCTGTCGGCGGTGCGCCTGCGCTTTGCCTGGCCCGCGTTGCAGGCCATGGACAGTTCCGGCAACGTCAACGGCTACCGCATCGAATACGCCGTGGACGTGGCCACCGACGGTGGCGCCTACGTGGAAGTGCTCAAGGATGCCGTGCATGGTAAGAGCACCAGCACCTACGAGCGCACCCGGCGTATCGACCTGCCCAAGGCCGAGCACGGCTGGAACCTGCGCGTACGCCGCCTGACGCCCAACCAGAGCACCGGCAAGATCGCCGACACCATGCAGATCGCCGGCATCACCGAGGTGATCGACGCCAAGCTGCGCTACCCCAACACCGCACTGCTGTACATTGAGTTCTCCGCCGAGCAGTTCCGCAACATTCCGGCGGTGACGGTCGAGTGCAAGGGCCGCAAATGGCCGGTGCCGAGTAACTACGACCCCGAGACCCGCCGCTACGTGGGCGTCTGGGACGGCACCTTCAAGCAGGCTTGGACCGACAACCCGGCCTGGGTCACCTACGGCATCACCACCAACGATCGCTTCGGCCTGGGCCGGCGGATCAAACCGTGGATGGTCGACAAGTGGGAGCTGTACCGGATCGCCCAGTACTGCGACCAACTGGTGCCCGATGGACGGGGCGGCCAGGAGCCGCGCTTCACCTGCAACCTCAACCTGCAGGGCAAGGCCGAGGCCTGGTCGCTGCTGCGCGATATCGCCGGCATCTACCGCGGCATGACCTACTGGGCCCAGGGCCAGCTGTACAGCCTGGCCGACATGCCCCGGGCAACCGATTTCGACTTTGCCTACACCCGCGCCAACGTGGTCGACGGCAAGTTCATCTATTCCAGCGGTTCCGAGCGCAGCCGCTACAGCCGCGTGCTGGTCAGCTACGACAACCCGCTGAACAACTACGACACCGATGTCACCGTGATCGCCGACGACAAGCTGTTGCGCCGCTACGGCGACAACCCGCTGGAGCTCAGTGCCATTGGCTGTACCCGAGAGTCCGAAGCGCAGCGCCGCGGAAAATGGGCGCTGCTGACCAACTCACGCGATCGCGGCATCAGCTTCCGGGTCGGTATGGACGGGCGTATTCCTTTGCCTGGCTACGTCATCCCGGTGGCCGACGAATTGCTGGCCGGTCGCCCGGTCGGCGGACGCCTCGTCACAGGCTTTGCCCGGCAGGTCACCCTGGATCGCGACACTCAGGCCAAGCCTGGGGACCGGTTGATTCTCAACCTGCCGGATGGCACCTGCGAAGGGCGCACCATCGAGTCGGTCGTCGGCCGGCAGATAACCCTCACCACCGCGTATTCCCGCAAGCCGCGGGCCGAGCTGGTCTGGGCCCTGGATGCACCGGAGCTGGCCATCCCGCTGTACCGTGTCACCAGTGTTTCGCGCCCTGAGCCGGGCATCTACGAAATCAACGCGGTGCAGTACGACCCGAGCAAGTTCGACCACATCGACACCGGTGCGCGCCTGGAGGAGCGGCCGATCAGTGTCACGCCGATCAATCTCGTGCCGCCTCCAGCCAGCGTCAGCCTCTCCAGCAGCCATGCCATCAGCCAGGGCCTGGCGGTCAGCACCCTGACCATCGCCTGGCCGGCGGTTTCCGGCGCGGTGGCTTACGAGGTGGAATGGCGCAAGGATGACGGCAACTGGATCAGCCTGCCACGCACCGGGGCCACCAGTGTCGATGTCGTCGGTATCTATGCGGGCGCCTATCTGGCCCGGGTGCGCTCGATCAGCGTGAGCGAGATCACCTCGATCTGGCGCTTGTCCATGTTGACCGCGCTCAAGGGCAAGGAAGGCGCCCCGCCTGCGCTGGCGTTCTTGCGGCCATCGTCGGAAATCTTCGCCATTCGATTGGCGTGGGGCTTCCCCGAAGGTGCCGAGGATACGGCGTACACACAGATCGAGATGGCGTCCGAAAGTACCGGTCAGAATCCGATCGCTCTTGGCCGGTTCGCCTACCCGACTTCGACCTACCTGCATTCGGGCATGGCCGCGGCGGTGGTGCGTTACTTCCGTGCGCGGCTGGTGGACCGCACTGGCAACGTCGGGCCATGGTCCGAATGGATCTACGGCCAGTCGAGCGCGGATGCCTCGGCGGTGCTCGAATACCTGGACGGCAAGATCGCCGAGAGTCACCTTGGCCAGCAACTGTTGGGCGAGATCGGCAAGATCGACGGCAACGGCCCAGGCTCGGTGAACGAACGCCTCAAGGCCGGTGATGCCGCGTTGCAGCGCCAGATCAGCTCGTTGTCGCTGCAAGTGGCCGACCTGGCGGGTGCTCCGGACTGGAAGGCCGATGGCGTCTACCTGGCCGGTGCCCTGGTCAAGCATGAAGGCAAGTTGTACCGGGCCAAGGTCGATGTGCCGGCCGCTACGCCGGTCACCGATGCCACTCGCTGGGAATACATGGGTGTCTATTCGTCGCTGGGTGACCTGGTCACCGCTTTGGCTGTGCGCGTGGACAATGTGCAGACCAGCGTCCAGGAACTCGACGGTGAGCTGACGGCCATGGCCAGCCGTGTGCTGGGTGTGGAAACGGCAGTGCGCCCGCACATGGCGGGTGAGTCGGCGGGGTGGCGTGCCGGGCAGGCCGGTGCCTATGCGGGCGCCTGGTCGGTGTATGCCGCGTTCAGCGAGGGTGACCGGGCCATCGCCCAGCAGGTCACCGAAGTGAAAGCCCAGGTGGACGGCAGCCTGGCGCGGGTCGTACGCACGGTTGACACGCTCTCCGACGGTATGTCGGCGCTGGCGCGGGACAACCAGACGTTGACGGCTCGGGTCGGGGAAACCAAGGCCTTGCTCGAGGACACATCCGAGGCGGTGGTCAAGCTCGATGGTGAGGTCCGTGCGACCCGCAGCATCAAGGTCGGCGTGGACGTCAAGGGGCGTTACTACAGCGCCGGCATGGGCATCGGTGTGGAGAACACGCCGAACGGAATGCAGTCTCAGGTCCTGTTCCTGGCTGACCGGTTCGCCGTAATGCACCAGCCAGGTGGCGAGCCGCAAGCAGTATTCGCCGTCGACAACGGCCAAGTGTTCATGCGCAACACAGTCATTGGCAAAGCCACCATCGATAGCACGAAAATCGTCGATGCAGCGATTACCCAGGCAAAAATTGCCGACCTGTCGGTCAGCAACGCCAAGATTGCCGACTTGTCTGTCACCACTGGCAAGATCGCTGATCTCTCCGTCAACACGCTCAAGATCGCCGGTCGCTCGGTCACTTTGCCTTACTCGGCCTACACTGCCGGCCAGATCAACAGCCCACCCAACCATGGCACGCCCAATTGGGTCGAGGTCCAGGCCCTTGGCTTTACCAGCAATGGCTGGGAGAAGCTTTGCACGTTTTCAGCCCAGGTCGGGATGATGTCGGCGGGCTGGTGCTCATGGCGAGTGTTGCTCAATGGTGCGGTCTGGTTGCAGGGGTATTGCAGCTCGGCAGGTCGGGATTCGCTCATGCGCCCGAACTCCAGCTTCAATACCACGGCCCTGCTGACCGGGTATGGCGGCTACAACGAGCTGCGGTTGCAGTTCTCCGCGCCCAATGGCAGTCAGATAACGGGGCTGTCCATGAGTTGTGACAACCGTTCCATCACCGTTCTCGAGGTTCAGCGCTGA
- a CDS encoding tail assembly protein, translating into MSAAIIHPPLTTVRLSGQLRQFGKAFELAVRTPREAIKALCVQLPGFERFLANASSRGLEFAVYSDKRNVGEAELDFQARDEIRIVPVVAGSKRAGGLQTIIGVVLIAVAAIATQGSSLPFTAGGWGTMATVGFSMAMGGVMQLLSPQPKGLNMSAGPENTPGYAFGSARNTTASGNPVALCVGKRRWGGAIISAAIYAEDRL; encoded by the coding sequence ATGTCAGCTGCCATCATTCATCCACCGCTGACCACTGTCAGGCTCAGCGGCCAACTGCGTCAGTTCGGCAAGGCGTTCGAACTGGCGGTGCGTACCCCGCGCGAAGCGATCAAAGCCTTGTGCGTGCAACTGCCGGGGTTCGAGCGCTTCCTGGCCAACGCCAGCTCCCGGGGCCTGGAGTTCGCCGTCTACAGCGACAAGCGCAATGTCGGCGAGGCTGAGCTGGATTTCCAGGCCCGTGACGAGATCCGAATCGTGCCCGTGGTTGCCGGCAGCAAGCGCGCCGGAGGCCTGCAGACGATCATCGGTGTCGTCCTGATCGCCGTGGCGGCGATCGCCACCCAGGGTTCTTCGCTGCCGTTCACCGCCGGAGGCTGGGGCACCATGGCCACCGTGGGGTTCTCCATGGCCATGGGCGGCGTGATGCAGCTGCTCAGCCCGCAGCCCAAAGGCCTGAACATGAGCGCCGGGCCGGAAAACACCCCGGGCTATGCCTTCGGCAGCGCCCGCAACACAACGGCCTCCGGCAACCCGGTGGCCTTGTGCGTGGGCAAGCGGCGGTGGGGCGGGGCGATCATCAGCGCGGCGATCTATGCCGAGGATCGGTTGTGA
- a CDS encoding C40 family peptidase codes for MDAHLLEAIRRHAAADYPREACGLVIDRGGRLDYQRCRNTASDPGEEFRIDPRDYAAAEDLGEIVAVVHSHPDASSRPSSCDLAMCEATGLPWHILSWPEGDLRTVLPKGDTPLLGRPFVHGLWDCWQVCADWYRREWGLTFPAYAREDGWWEDPHGPSLYEQAYADAGFVRVDAPRHGDLVVMAIGRTAHPNHAGIFLGHDPRLPGESWSPCGAGPFLLHHLYGRPSEVIVFGGPWLDRTRLVLRHRDAAAAD; via the coding sequence ATGGACGCGCACCTGCTCGAAGCGATCCGTCGCCATGCGGCCGCCGACTACCCACGCGAGGCCTGCGGCCTGGTCATCGACCGGGGGGGGCGGCTCGATTACCAGCGTTGTCGCAACACCGCCTCCGACCCTGGCGAAGAGTTCCGCATCGACCCGCGCGACTATGCGGCGGCGGAAGACCTGGGCGAGATCGTGGCGGTGGTGCACTCGCACCCCGACGCCAGCAGCCGGCCGTCCAGCTGCGACCTGGCGATGTGCGAGGCCACCGGCTTGCCCTGGCACATCCTGTCCTGGCCCGAAGGGGACCTGCGCACTGTGCTGCCCAAGGGTGACACGCCCTTGCTCGGCCGGCCGTTCGTGCATGGGCTGTGGGACTGCTGGCAGGTCTGCGCCGACTGGTATCGCCGCGAGTGGGGCCTGACGTTTCCGGCCTATGCCCGCGAGGATGGCTGGTGGGAGGACCCGCATGGGCCAAGCCTGTATGAGCAGGCCTATGCCGATGCCGGGTTCGTCAGGGTAGATGCGCCTCGCCACGGCGACCTGGTCGTCATGGCCATCGGGCGCACCGCCCACCCCAACCATGCGGGGATCTTCCTCGGCCATGACCCACGTCTGCCGGGCGAGTCGTGGTCCCCTTGTGGGGCCGGGCCGTTCCTGCTGCACCACCTTTATGGCCGGCCATCGGAGGTCATCGTCTTCGGCGGCCCCTGGCTGGACCGAACACGGCTGGTCCTGCGCCATCGCGATGCCGCTGCGGCGGACTGA
- a CDS encoding phage minor tail protein L: MALITDIQTLEPGAEITLFEIDGSEFGADTLRFHGHAIAHEPGEVAAAGEAATLPARSIWWQGQEYAAWPVQIEGIGANSNGRATRPKFSAGNVDGRVTALCLAFEDLLKFKLTVRQTLGQYLDARNYAAGNAQADPTQEALEIWFLDQKTQEDDEQVQWELSSPGEIDSHGLPGRQMTTYCHWAMTNGYRGPNCGYTGNRLFDDEDRPVDDPAKDRCKGGLSSCKLRFGDAAELPHGGFPAVSLIARN, encoded by the coding sequence ATGGCATTGATCACTGATATCCAGACCCTGGAGCCGGGCGCGGAGATCACCCTGTTCGAGATCGACGGCAGCGAGTTCGGGGCCGACACCTTGCGCTTCCACGGCCATGCCATCGCCCATGAACCCGGTGAGGTGGCCGCGGCGGGGGAGGCGGCAACCTTGCCTGCCCGCTCGATCTGGTGGCAGGGCCAGGAGTATGCGGCCTGGCCGGTGCAGATCGAGGGCATCGGCGCCAACAGCAACGGCCGGGCGACCCGGCCAAAGTTCAGTGCGGGCAACGTCGACGGTCGTGTCACCGCCTTGTGCCTGGCCTTCGAGGACCTGCTCAAGTTCAAGCTGACCGTGCGCCAGACGCTGGGGCAGTACCTGGATGCGCGCAATTACGCCGCAGGCAACGCCCAGGCGGACCCGACCCAGGAAGCGCTGGAAATCTGGTTCCTCGACCAGAAGACCCAGGAAGACGATGAGCAGGTGCAGTGGGAGCTGTCGTCCCCTGGCGAGATCGACAGCCATGGCCTGCCGGGCCGGCAGATGACCACCTACTGCCATTGGGCGATGACCAATGGCTACCGTGGCCCCAACTGCGGTTATACCGGCAACCGGCTGTTCGACGACGAGGACCGCCCGGTGGACGACCCGGCGAAGGATCGCTGCAAGGGTGGGCTGTCGTCCTGCAAGCTGCGTTTCGGCGATGCGGCGGAGCTGCCCCATGGTGGCTTCCCGGCTGTCTCGCTGATTGCCCGGAACTGA
- a CDS encoding phage tail protein → METFTWTPRTEPTGTVEYRVRTVQFGDGYQQAVGDGLNNRSQSWPLVFLGDEAKIRAIATFLDRHAGSRAFRWTAPLGEPGLFRCKGYQPTAKGGGLYSLSATFEQAFHP, encoded by the coding sequence ATGGAAACCTTTACCTGGACCCCCAGGACCGAGCCCACCGGCACTGTCGAGTACCGCGTGCGCACAGTGCAGTTCGGCGATGGTTATCAGCAGGCGGTAGGCGATGGCCTCAACAACCGCAGCCAATCCTGGCCGCTGGTGTTCCTCGGCGACGAGGCGAAGATTCGCGCCATCGCCACCTTCCTCGACCGCCACGCGGGCAGCCGGGCGTTCCGCTGGACCGCGCCGTTGGGCGAGCCGGGGCTGTTCCGTTGCAAGGGCTACCAGCCGACCGCCAAGGGCGGTGGCCTGTACAGCCTCAGCGCCACCTTCGAGCAGGCGTTCCACCCATGA
- a CDS encoding phage tail tape measure protein, translated as MATSIASFSPSIDLTSLEWALSRASALSDRTLREMQKNVEAFNKQYLKSVGAVADSSLNISKKALDRFQTAYQPPDWAQAQQPDPVRPYSEALRKQHAAAELEVAKMGMSKRQGGLADQLFKVDEGYYAERAQFEQANPLGANGPDGANYQQQLEDMRARHTDMTNQVLNDYDMMSQARGDWMVGASAAWEEYLDTSSNVAAQSQAVFASVFDRMGTAVQTFATTGKLSFSDFAKSVIADMAALAAKTAASKALSSLLGFGMNLVGSWFSGGSAPAATSMTLGGSTTTFNPQINTAGLSYGSTVFAKGGAFTNGVATSPTLAPMALFGEAGPEAIMPLTRGADGALGVRALGGGSGNSHSSEVVIQQTINVAAADGNAAPGEANTQRVANAYAGAARQGASEQISRELMPGGQIWAAIHGR; from the coding sequence ATGGCAACCAGCATTGCCAGTTTCAGCCCGTCGATCGATCTCACCAGCCTCGAATGGGCACTGTCCAGGGCCTCGGCCCTGAGTGACCGCACCCTGCGCGAGATGCAGAAGAACGTCGAGGCTTTCAACAAGCAGTACCTCAAGAGCGTCGGCGCCGTTGCCGACTCGAGCCTGAATATCTCGAAAAAGGCACTCGACCGCTTCCAGACGGCATACCAGCCGCCGGATTGGGCGCAAGCCCAGCAGCCTGATCCCGTCAGGCCTTACAGCGAAGCGTTGCGCAAGCAACACGCCGCGGCCGAGCTCGAAGTGGCGAAGATGGGCATGAGTAAACGCCAGGGAGGGCTGGCCGACCAGCTGTTCAAGGTGGACGAGGGCTACTATGCCGAGCGGGCCCAGTTCGAACAGGCCAACCCGCTGGGCGCCAATGGCCCCGATGGCGCGAACTACCAGCAGCAGTTGGAAGACATGCGCGCCCGGCATACCGATATGACCAACCAAGTGCTCAACGACTACGACATGATGAGCCAGGCGCGCGGCGACTGGATGGTCGGCGCGTCTGCGGCTTGGGAGGAGTACCTCGATACCTCCAGCAATGTCGCGGCGCAGTCGCAAGCCGTTTTTGCCAGCGTCTTCGACCGCATGGGCACCGCCGTGCAGACCTTCGCCACCACCGGCAAGCTGTCGTTCTCCGATTTCGCCAAGTCGGTGATCGCCGATATGGCGGCGTTGGCCGCCAAGACTGCAGCCTCCAAGGCGCTGAGCAGCCTGCTTGGGTTTGGCATGAACCTCGTCGGTTCGTGGTTCAGCGGTGGCTCCGCGCCAGCCGCCACCAGCATGACTCTTGGCGGCAGCACCACGACCTTCAACCCTCAGATCAACACCGCCGGGCTTTCTTACGGCAGTACCGTCTTCGCCAAGGGAGGCGCCTTCACCAACGGCGTCGCGACTTCACCGACCCTGGCGCCGATGGCCCTGTTCGGCGAAGCCGGCCCTGAAGCCATCATGCCGCTGACGCGTGGCGCCGATGGTGCTCTGGGCGTGCGCGCACTGGGTGGTGGCTCGGGCAACAGCCACAGCAGCGAAGTGGTGATCCAGCAGACCATCAACGTGGCAGCCGCGGACGGCAATGCCGCACCTGGCGAGGCCAATACCCAGCGCGTGGCCAACGCCTACGCCGGTGCCGCCCGCCAGGGCGCCAGCGAGCAGATTTCCCGCGAGCTGATGCCCGGCGGGCAGATCTGGGCCGCGATCCACGGCCGCTGA
- a CDS encoding phage tail assembly chaperone family protein, TAC — MNIHQLKALGGIVDSQKVRKEVVWNRPDSLNGEMIAQTLVVHVRRHSFGVIERLFAEQESSHSRNAHYLAASISLGEEGDEALNVEDAFNLEPSLGFLLLNAINEVNGTGNTPAKN, encoded by the coding sequence ATGAACATCCATCAACTCAAGGCTCTGGGCGGCATCGTCGACAGCCAGAAGGTACGCAAGGAAGTCGTCTGGAACCGTCCTGATTCGCTCAATGGCGAAATGATCGCGCAGACCCTGGTGGTGCATGTGCGTCGCCATTCGTTCGGGGTGATCGAGCGCCTGTTCGCCGAACAGGAGTCGTCCCATAGCCGCAATGCCCACTACCTCGCCGCCTCTATTAGCCTGGGCGAAGAGGGTGACGAGGCACTGAACGTCGAGGATGCCTTCAACCTCGAGCCGTCGCTGGGCTTCCTGTTGCTCAACGCCATCAACGAAGTCAACGGCACCGGTAACACCCCGGCAAAGAACTGA
- a CDS encoding phage tail tube protein, whose protein sequence is MQRNTRSTRPSGIPRGGFHHVQGEHPMSILTQGTQIYALVPPVSGNGPFSVLEVEHVTSFEPGGAPAEQIEDTTLDAAERTYKKGLRTPGTATLGLNADPTNASHIRLHQLSEAKGNTTVKWVVGWSDGKDLAPTVNSKGDDFELPATRTWFAFEGYVADFPFNFALNAVVTTSVSIQRTGGSTWVKKA, encoded by the coding sequence TTGCAACGCAACACCCGAAGCACCCGACCGTCCGGGATTCCCCGCGGCGGCTTTCATCATGTTCAAGGAGAACACCCCATGTCGATTCTTACCCAAGGCACCCAGATCTACGCACTGGTCCCACCGGTCTCCGGCAACGGCCCGTTCAGCGTGCTGGAAGTCGAGCACGTGACCTCGTTCGAACCGGGCGGCGCGCCGGCCGAGCAGATCGAGGACACCACTCTCGATGCCGCCGAACGCACCTACAAGAAAGGCCTGCGCACCCCTGGCACCGCGACCCTCGGCCTCAACGCCGACCCGACCAACGCCAGCCACATCCGCCTGCACCAACTTTCCGAGGCCAAGGGCAACACCACCGTCAAATGGGTGGTGGGCTGGTCCGACGGCAAGGACCTGGCGCCCACCGTCAACAGCAAGGGCGACGATTTCGAGCTGCCGGCCACCCGTACCTGGTTCGCCTTCGAAGGCTACGTGGCCGACTTCCCGTTCAACTTCGCGCTCAATGCGGTGGTCACCACCTCGGTGAGCATCCAGCGCACCGGCGGCTCCACCTGGGTGAAAAAGGCCTGA
- a CDS encoding phage holin family protein, whose translation MTNEQQTLLEMPLWLVIVLALLGGLSGEMWRADKAGARGWGLLRRLALRSGACMVCGVSTVMLLYASGMSIWSASAFGCLTAMAGADVAIGLYERWALRRLGIEQPVSGADADDRGH comes from the coding sequence GTGACGAACGAGCAACAGACGTTGCTGGAGATGCCGCTCTGGCTGGTGATCGTCCTGGCATTGCTGGGCGGTCTTTCCGGCGAGATGTGGCGGGCCGACAAGGCCGGGGCCAGGGGCTGGGGGCTGTTGCGGCGCCTGGCGCTGCGCTCCGGGGCCTGCATGGTCTGCGGTGTGTCGACGGTCATGCTGCTGTATGCCAGCGGCATGTCGATCTGGAGTGCCAGCGCCTTCGGTTGCCTGACGGCCATGGCGGGGGCCGATGTCGCCATCGGCCTTTATGAGCGCTGGGCGCTGCGCCGCCTGGGCATCGAGCAACCGGTCAGCGGCGCGGACGCCGATGACCGTGGGCATTGA